The following is a genomic window from Solanum lycopersicum chromosome 6, SLM_r2.1.
cgtCTAAACACAAGATTGGAGATTGACTCATGATTTAGGGGTTTAAAGTTCATGCACTGAATTTTTATTTTCGAACCCATTTAGTTAAAATTCTGCATCCATCACTGATTACCACTCATGTATTTTCATGAGAATTATTCTTGAAGTTGGTTAACAACTTTAATTTATTGCACTAAATTTCaagtaaaataattcaattattatataatacgATTATAGTATATAATTTATGTCAAACTATTATATCACTTGTGAATACAACTCAAATTTAACAAAGTTAATTAACTACCTAAGTTAgataacaaaaatctattatcatctcttcttttttttgtagcATAACAgtaattatattaaatgtaatgaaaaatatggtttaaaaaaatcaaaagaaagagagagaaagaggggTCTTAATCATGAAAAGCACTAAAAATGATTAATAAGTTTacaatcataaatttatatgtatataaatatttaggAATTCTTTTAATACACATACAAAACCTTATTTGGTTATCTTAGGTTGATGCTAATATTTGTTGCACTTAATTTTACTAATTCTCATCTGTTTGGTTTCATTGTTAAATGATATTTGTTTGTGCTGATTTTCCCCTTTTTAGAAGCTCCAGGTAGTCCCTTTTATTATGAAAGTGATGATGAATGGggaatgatgagattgagaagCACAGCTTGTATCGAAGCATCCTATGAACACTACCTCCGTACTGGGGTACTTAGTTTTTATATTCCTTTTGAGGTTGGTTCCTTACGTAATACTGTATATATAGGTCTAATATATATAGTGGTAAAATATCCAGGAAATTTTGTCCCATGAGTCCATACTTAGTGTAATTATGGGCATTGAGGATGTTGGAATGGTACCAGAAGATATCCTTCCTCCAAATGCTAGCAGTACATTGTATGTAGAGGGTTTGCCTGAGGACTGTACAACAAGAGAGGTGGCACGTATCCTTTCTTGTGTGGAAATTAgcttattgttttatttatgaccCATTCTAGTTTTTCCCTTTACTTTAGTTTTTGCAGACATATTCCGCCATTTTGGAGGTTACAAAGAAGTTAGGCTCGTACCAGAACCAtcaatatatgtatgaatatatacgtttcatatcatcatctactaattaaaaattttgtctACTGTTATTTTGgattatcaacttaattatttatatatgcagCCTGGAGTCAATACCTTGATTCATtggtttgttgattttgtgagtCCGCTTCATGCAGCTGCTGCAATGGATGCCTTACAAGGTGAGCTTCACACTCTCTTCTTTCTACCTCATAATTATGACTGCtcaatttataataaatcaGAGTACTAAACAAAATCAATGTTGTGTGAATATCTAAAATTTTGGTCTTTAAACTTTCGTACAAGTTGAAGGACATGTGGAAGCTGCTCTACATGTGCTTTTGGCTCGTCATTTCATGAATGCTTGACAGAAAATTGTCGGACAATTTGCTAGTGTACATCGATTTGTGAAAGAGAAATTTGTTGGGATAACGGTGTAGTAAAACTAATCAAATATTGCAGGTTATAAATTCGACCTTGATGAGCATGATTCAGGCAACTTAATGCTGCAATTTGCTGGCAATCCTGGTGTGACGTCAGCTGGAGGGGATTGTTGAAACTATGTGTATTTACAGGTACAAAACTTTGGTGCGCTTGACCCCTTTATTATCGATGACCATAACATACGGTTATACAAAGTTACTAAATTGTGGAACTATACTTTTGTGTAGGACTTGCCATGTTTGGAGAGCGACATCATGCTGCAAGCGTGTTTCTCTGATCATGTATATTAACTGTAGCTGGTGCTTAGCAGTTTGAAGACAAAGTTGCTTGTCAGatcaaatataattgtttaaatttctttttaaaattcgCTACAACTTATGACATTATCAACTTGTGCTCTGTTGTTTAGTGTTTGATTACTGTCATTCAGGTCAAGAGACTTTTTAATTGTCGAAATAAAATCCTAGGTGATGGTGATGGTTTGTAGATTTTTATTTGAAGTCTACGAAACCATTCTTAATGACCTCCGTTTACAGTCTCTACTGAAAAACGTGACGATTTTTACCTCGCCATAAATGAAATACttgaggaaaagaaaaagaagaagaaaatacataGTCCAAACTATCTATTTTTTCCCGTGCATCCTAATTCTGTAtatctaaatataaatattagaaatagAGCCGAAAGCAATGGGCTCTGTTGAATCTGCACGCAGCAACAAGCTAAAATTTCCCTCTTAACTCTCTTGTCGATCGATGGATATCATTCCAACTGACTTGAACAAATTAGCTAACTAACTTTTTGAAGAACTTATGCCTGATTTCTGATTGAAGGTCTTCAGCAGAGTTAGTGATTTACATACAAGAACATTTTGGCCTACCTGCAGAGAGCTGTGCTATTCGGATGAATTTTTCTCTCTTGCTCTCTTTTCCTGGTGTTGATTAATTTCATCAACACAATACATAGGTCCTTACGAAGTTTCTCGAGAAAAGTTTTTTTGGATGCTCTGGAGACCAAATTAATGGGCTAATATACACAAAAATTTGAGGAATTGGCGCGATTCCTAAAAAAGGGACCATATATGAGGAAATGGGTATTAAAAATGGTGTTAGCACACATGATGATTCCCCAACTCAATACGAAGGtcctcataaatttttttggaacTTTTTTGGTGCTCCAGGCGCCTTTATCCATGGGCTTATACACAcgaaaaaataagatatttgCACGATTCCTAAAAAAATGGTATGTATATGCGaaaatggatgtgaaaaaaaTAACGTGACTATATGTGATGGTTCCCCATTTCAATACAGAGGTTCTCGcaaagttttttgagaaaatctttTTGAGTGCTCCGAGCGCCACATCCATGTGCTAaatacacacgaaaattgaaaaatttacaCGATTTCTTAAAAAGCCCTGTAGATAGGAAAATGGGCATGAAAAAATAGTTTGTGTGTACGTGATGGTTCGACAACATAATACGGAGGTTCTCATAAAGTATTTTGAGAGAAGAATTGAGTTCTTAAGACACCAGattcatgggctaatacacacgaaaaattaaGCAATCTACGTGATTTATATAAAAAGGCATGTGAACAAGGAAATGGCGTGAAAAACTAGTGTGTGTATACGTGATGGTTCTCCAACTCAATATGGAGGTCCTCATAAATATCtttaagaaaaaagttttgGGTACTCCAGGCGCCAGATACATGTACTAATACATACAAAAGCTTGAGGAATTGTATGATTTCTAAAAAAGGGTTGATATATGCCGAAATGGGTGTATAAAATGGTGTGAATATAATCATGTTTCcccaactcaaaatattttttgagaatAAATTGTAGGGTGCAAGAGTCGGCTGATCCATGGGCTAAAAGTCacaaaaaattgaacaatttgtctgattctttaaaaaaaatctgtaGATGCAAAAATAGGCGTAAAATAAATGGTGTGCGTATACGTGACGATTACAAACTTAATACAGAGGTccttataaagttttttgagaaaaaagttTAGGTCCTTAGAAAGCTAGATCCATGGACTAATAAACACGAAAGATTAAGGAATTTGCACAATTAAAACGAAAAGGACATGTAAATAATGAAATGTGCGTGAAAAATGGTATGAGTATACATGATAGTTCACCAACTCAATACAAAGGTTCTCATAAAGTTTTGTGAGAAAAATGTTTGGGTGCTCCAATCGCCATATCCATGAgctaatacatataaaaaaaatctgaatttgCGCAGTTCCTAAAAATGGCCTGTAGATGTAGAAATTGGCATTAAAACTGGTGTGAATATATGTGATGATTTTCGAACTCAATATAGAGGTACTCAACTCCTCATAATGGTTCGTTATAAGAAAATTAGGGGTTCTCCGGGTGGTTGAATCATAggctaatacacacaaaaatttgAGGAACTTGCGCCATTTCTAAAACAAGCGTCTAGATGCGGAAATAGGCAaaaaaaatgagtgaaaatacGTGATGGTTCGCCAACTCAATACAGAGgttctcataatttttttgagaaaaagaattagGTGATAGGGTCGCCAAATCAATAGGCTAATACACactaaaaattgagaaatttgtgTGATTCCTAAAATCGGGTCTTTAGATGCGAAAATAGACATTAAAAAGTATTGTGAGTATACACGAAAAATTGAGGGATTTGTGCAATTCTTAAAAAGGGCATATAGATATGAAATTTGGCGTGATAAAAATGATGTGAATATGCGTGATTGTTCCCCAACTCAATATAGAGCTACtcataagttttttaaaataaattttgggtGTTACATGCTCCTTGGGCTAattaatacatacaaaaaattaaggaatttgCACGATACTATTGTGAATGCGcaaaatggatgtgaaaatatGGTGTGAGTTTACAATATTGTTACTAATTCAATACGGAGgtcctcaaaaaaatttgaggATAAAATTTTGGGTGCTCCGAATTCCATATTTATGagctaatacacacaaaaaaaattaaagaatttgtGCAATTCCAAGAAGAGGTCTAGCAAATTTGAGAATAGGCTTGAAAAAAGGTATGAATATACGTAATAGTTCCCAAACTCAATATGTAGGTCTTGATAAAGCGTTTCCAGAAACAAATATGGGTGCTCCAGGCGCCAGATCAATGGCTAGTACACATAAAAATCGAGGAATTTGCGCGATTCCTAAAAAGGGCCTGTAATTGTGGAAATGGATTTGAAAAACAATGATGTGAGTATATATGATGGTTTCCCAACTCAATACGGAgtcatcataaaatattttgtgaaaaaaattgaggaatttgcGTGATTCTGAAAAGAGAACCTTTTGATGCAGAAATAGGCGTGAAAAATAGTACGAGTATACGTGATGGTTCCCCAACAAAATACAGAGGTCCTTACGAAATATCTCGAGAAAAGTTTTTTTGAATGCTGTGGAGACAAAATTAAtggctaatacacacgaaaaattaaGGAATTTACGCTATTCCTAAAAAAGGGACCATATATGTGGAAATGGATATTAAAAATGGTGTTAGCACACATGATGATTCCCCAACTCAATACGAAGGtcctcataaatttttttggtgCTCCAAGCGCCTTTatccatgggctaatacacacaaaaaaaaaataaaaaatttgcacGATTCCTAAAAAATGGTATGTATATGCGAAAATGGACGTGAAAAAATAACGTGACTATATGTGATGGTTCCCCATTTCAATACAGAGATTCTCATTaggttttttgagaaaatctttTTGAGTGCTCCGAGCGTCACATCCATGTGCTAaatacacacgaaaattgaaaaatttacGCGATTTCTAAAAAAGCCCTGTAGGTACGAAAATGTGCATGAAAAAATAGTTTGTGTGTACGTGATGGTTCGACAACATAAtacggaggtcctcataaagcATTTTGAGAAAAGAATTGGGTTCTTTAGACGTCAGATTCATGGGCTAATATACACGAAAAATTGAGCAATCTACGTGATTTATATAAAAAGGGCATGTAAATAAGGAAATGGCGTGAAAGCTAGTGTACGTATACGTGATGGTTCTCCAACTCAATATGGAGATCCTCATAAAtatctttaagaaaaaaaatttgggtactCCAGGCGCCAGATACATGGACTAATACATACAAAAGCTTGAGGAATTGTATGATTTCTAAAAGAGGGTTGATATATGCCGAAATGGGTGTATACAATGGTGTGAATATAATGATGTTTCcccaactcaaaatattttttgagaatAAATTTGGGGTGCTCGATTCGGTTGATCCATGGGCTAAACTCacaaaaaattgaacaatttgTCTGATCCTTTAAAAAAGATCTGTAGATGCAAAAATAGGCGTAAAAtaaatggtgtgagtatacgTGATGATTCCCCAACTTAATACAGAGGTccttataaagttttttgaaaaaaaagtttaggTCCTTAGAAAGCTAGATCCATGCACTAATAAACACGAAAGATTAAGGAATTTgcacaattaaaacaaaaaggaCATGTAAATAATGAAATGTGCGTGAAAAGTGGTATGAGTATACATGATAGTTCACTAACTCAATACAAAGGTTCTCATAAAGTTTTGTGAGAAAAATGTTTGGGTGCTCCAATCGCCATATCCATGAACtaatacatacaaaaaaaattgagcagTTCCTAAAAACGGCCTATAAATGTGGAAATGGGcatcaaaaaaatggtgtgaatatACGTGATGGTTTCCGAACTCAATATAGAGGTCCTCAACTCCTCATAATtgttatttataagaaaattagGGGTGCTCTGGGCGGTTGAATCATAggctaatacacacaaaaaaattgaggaatttgtGCCATTTCTTAAAAAAGCGTCTAGATGCGGAAATAGGCAAAAAAAATGTGTGAAAATACGTGATGGTTCGCCAACTCAATACAAAgattctcataatttttttttgagaaaaagaattagGTGATAGGGTTGCAAAATCCATAGGCTAATACACACTAAAAGTTGAGGAATTTGTGTGATTCCTAAAATAGGGTCTGTAGATGCGAAAATAGACAATAAAAAATGTTGTGAGTATACACAAAAAATAGAGGGATTTACGCAATTCTTAAAAAGGGCATATAGATATGAAATTTGGCGTGATAAAAATGATGTGAGTATACGTGATTGTTCCCCAACTCAATATAGAGCTCCTcgtaagtttttttttgaaaataaattttgggtGTTACATGCTCCTTGGGCTAATTAATACATacgaaaaataaaggaatttgcGCGATACTATTGTGAATGCGTaaatggatgtgaaaatatGGTGTGAGTTTACAATATTGTCACCTACTTCGATACGGAGgtcctcaaaaaaatttgaggATAAAATTTTGGGTGGTCCGAATTCCAGATTTATGagctaatacacacaaaaaattaaagaatttgtGCAATTCCAAGAAGAGGTCTAGCAAATGCGAGAATAGGCTTGAAAAAAGGTTATGGATATACGTGATAGTTCCAAAACCCAATACGTAGGTCTTGATAAAGTGTTTTTAGAAACAAATTTGGGTGCTCCAGTCGCCAAATCAATGGCTAGTACACACAAAAACCGAGGAATTTGCGCCATTCCTAAAAAGGATATGTAATTGTGGAAATGGATTTGAAAAAATGATGTGAGTATATATATGATGGTTTCCCAACTCAACACAGAgtcatcataaaatattttgagaaaaaaaacataGGGTGTGTTGGGAATCAAACTATGGGctattaaacacaaaaaattTAGGAATTTGTGTGATTCCTTAAAACAACCTCTAGATACGGAAATGAGCATGAATATATCTGATGGTTTTCCAACTCAATATGGAGGTCCCCATAAagctttttgagaaaaataattttggtgGGCTGTAGATCTAAATAATACATGTTTTGCCCAGAGGCCACTCTTTAGCCCAGCGTGGTTGAACATATATCATCATCCGCATATGACTACTGCTAAGATAGTTTTAACTAAACCTATGCTAAAACTAACAACATTCAATCTTTTTTGTAAAATGattttgtgaaattattttatttttaatctttgaaCCGCATGTTAATAACATTAAGCTAAaagtaataatatgaaataaaaaagtaaaaaaataaagaatttttttctatttacaaTGTGTATCTaaatatgcataattttttaattagacAATCATCaccaatttttttaacattaggCTGCCACTTGGCAACATGTGATACTTCTACCCTTACTTAATATAGaagattttcattttaagtaaatTCATCATTGTACTTGAGCGGATCTTTCTTTACAATGcatttttttgtctttccttAAATAATGAGCACTCCTCAATTACATCGATTCTTAACTACGTCCAACCAAATACTCTTGCCCTTTTCCTTTCTCTTTAAATTTTAGTGGAAACTCATTTTCTCTCCGGTGGACTAACATATGGCGGTGGGTGCTTACCGGAAGGACACCAACACTGTGCAGCTGGAAGTGATGTCGCCGGATCTTACTCCCGTCTTCGCGGAAATCCCTCTCAACGAATACGGTATCAAATAAACTCTGTATCTTTTAAAATCCTATCGAGAGACAATTTAAgatttcaacatattttttgCTCAATAGGGTGGATCTGTAGAAATTAGggtttttacatttattttttagttaagaatttaatttttatgactTGTAGAAACTGAGATTTATTCATATACTTTTTTAGTCAGAAACTTAATTCTTATGAGTTGTAGATACTGGGTTTTATTAGATcagtcaaaaattaaattttatggcTTGTCGAAAATAGAGTTTGTTATTTGCCTTTtcaattaaaaacttaatttgTATGCTTTTTGCTGTGGTTTGTGTAATATAGTTATGATAGGAATTGCGAATACTCACCAAGAATGTCTTGTATACTCATCAAGAAAGTCTTTGGTATTACTGAAGTAAgtggagaaaattaaaaaaaaagtcgtAGTATATGTTTGTAGTCCGCGTGAATAGGGAAAATCAATTTTTCGGGACTCAATATTAGAGCTatttttgtagcttttataCATTAGATGAACCTTTTGGTGTAAGGCCTTATTTAGTAGTGGTGAATCTATAGTATCTCATTGAGGCTGATAGTCAGTGTAAAACTAGCTAAAAAGAGGAATTCCTGCATCATCAACAATTCACATCAGCCCCTGATGTCCTGCAAGATAGCTAGGAAATGATTTCGATCATAATTGGCAGATGATGATAAAAGACGATAGTCCAAGATAGTTCAAATTAGGGATAGGTAGTTAGAACTAGTGTTGAAGGGAGCATGAAGcggaaaaaaatcaacaatgtcttGCTTCACTTTGAGTGAAGCAACGTGTTTGCTTCCCCAAAGTGGAGCATACtttataaagaaagaaagactaGCACACACTTTAAAGAAAGACTAAAATAGACCTTGTACAATGACAATACATATAAGCAAATCTTCAATTTAAATGC
Proteins encoded in this region:
- the LOC101259325 gene encoding RNA-binding protein 1-like isoform X1, with protein sequence MAVGAYRKDTNNVQLEVMSPDLTPVFAEIPLNEYEAPGSPFYYESDDEWGMMRLRSTACIEASYEHYLRTGEILSHESILSVIMGIEDVGMVPEDILPPNASSTLYVEGLPEDCTTREVAHIFRHFGGYKEVRLVPEPSIYPGVNTLIHWFVDFVSPLHAAAAMDALQGYKFDLDEHDSGNLMLQFAGNPGVTSAGGDC
- the LOC101259325 gene encoding RNA-binding protein 1-like isoform X2, encoding MAVGAYRKDTNNVQLEVMSPDLTPVFAEIPLNEYGSPFYYESDDEWGMMRLRSTACIEASYEHYLRTGEILSHESILSVIMGIEDVGMVPEDILPPNASSTLYVEGLPEDCTTREVAHIFRHFGGYKEVRLVPEPSIYPGVNTLIHWFVDFVSPLHAAAAMDALQGYKFDLDEHDSGNLMLQFAGNPGVTSAGGDC